The Oryzias latipes chromosome 16, ASM223467v1 genome includes a region encoding these proteins:
- the mms22l gene encoding protein MMS22-like isoform X1, producing the protein MSDDFSQSLTPPVSPFTSDSHCDPIPARPPHFCCSEVKDEAAAALSPEGYAARGSLKRMLLRLDPAPAECEADTVEIFGFVWVTETALVEKTKLLFGLFRQNVYKLETLVKSSSHDFGLAGNLHYEADDLRQQCVLFLQYVKVFLHRYVEPSSSMDAGPSQPHEELELQFPSALLEELFGLTLLTGRLKDLPANVQSALVIQNPGKIFPPSWHLLHLHLDIHWSVLEILHILGHKMQGQVVYAHQFVNLTGENLTDTSLFEDHLCSLLCDLTGLAMGKYSKVRPTEVLSSNHYLCTCTKEIWILIMHLLEYRNKTLHTQSFWSYMNSLLKPLALGQPGADGFSGLPSHCKDPLGFTWWLVTHLTMLGQYSRNGTIQSEKHLDDNWTFVEDLLKLTCNPKRALAEEQVRMHVHCCLTLCLLWGSSTTAVSILWDYYSKNLNASFTVPWLGVSALRTQFKTPLAVLEEARRLGCPSPVRSPGHTQLYRSASSFHIFLRVLALCLGQDGVGGVPQRQIKGRIYSKFSSKKMLELSEAGLMNFLLLFLVVARQVELEDVASRFCELLGFLPSNRPPAHRSLVWRGQLALLLLFQERGLDVGVQASWLAASFNETAKEFYNKTTEASRRQALWGPLGSYLDGVAEVFEMSSSLSLSEEKLLSEGFDWLLPACRQSELNSALSFLQVVLAQLRRVHQLTVQSAATPAWAPPLNSVVKERHLAVAAALWTHFFPFLRSLRLSQTPPAQLADTAAGFTLLAFDLPSSAPQDLQPNPLQSIMQCFGWDDMVNPLLVTRYLPHLLQNSELVSSLSSGSGAAAGSAQSLSVKAWFRCVLQQHLHRNLHGTDSKTGRAVGEQLSELTRLVLRLPEVEDLLQKAALHPASSRLEPTAALEMFVKAVGSVYSGLSLLSERSAMITRALSYIGDILKYINPYVVSKNHEGIQLAYWAVGCVVKHWSPLLATSRCQQLLFRIVDGLLLPHNLPQDKALRDSLPLYLQGLSVASGVSQSQGVYLKQQLRSVTCRYLDHFLPASPYVGSIANHPVLLAACEPSPTVRGAALRRTILGVLCDNFLQFKGHTPPPRLASVLIFLFELLRRNTDSDVTLLTVPLPSLLRCLMLVNEPQVRKTSLDALQLVVERCAVASSEGPCEQMIAVLRSFVEENEGVYARQVYGVLETVAVLDPSVVQALIPSLSQSLRSCEHKQGLGKNITLRSAYVKLLSLLGESGQAEITNLESD; encoded by the exons GATGCTGTTACGGCTGGACCCAGCACCAGCTGAGTGTGAGGCAGACACGGTAGAGATCTTTGGCTTCGTCTGGGTGACGGAGACGGCACTGGTGGAAAAAACCAAACTACTCTTTGGTCTGTTCAG acaAAATGTTTACAAACTGGAGACTTTGGTCAAGTCCTCCTCTCATGACTTTG gacTGGCAGGCAACCTCCACTATGAGGCAGACGATCTTCGACAGCAGTGCGTTTTATTTCTCCAGTACGTGAAAGTCTTCTTGCACAG ATACGTTGAGCCCAGCAGCTCCATGGATGCAGGTCCGTCTCAGCCTCACGAGGAGCTGGAGCTGCAGTTTCCCTCGGCTCTGCTGGAGGAGCTGTTTGGCCTCACTCTCCTTACTGGTCGACTCAAGGATCTGCCGGCCAACGTTCAGAGTGCTCTGGTTATACAAAACCCAGGAAAG ATTTTTCCTCCCTCCTGGCATTTACTGCACCTTCATCTTGACATCCACTGGTCAGTCTTGGAGATACTGCACATACTTGGTCACAAGATGCAAG GGCAGGTGGTGTACGCCCACCAGTTTGTAAATCTGACAGGAGAGAACCTGACTGATACCAGTCTGTTTGAAGACCACCTGTGCAGTCTGCTCTGTGACCTCACAGGTCTGGCCATGGGCAAATACAGCAAG GTGAGGCCCACAGAGGTGTTGAGCAGCAATCATTACCTGTGCACCTGCACAAAAGAGATCTGGATTCTGATCATGCACCTCCTGGAATACAGGAATAAAACACTGCACACAcag TCTTTCTGGAGCTACATGAACTCACTGCTGAAGCCCCTGGCTTTGGGGCAGCCCGGGGCAGATGGCTTCTCTGGGTTGCCCTCTCATTGTAAAGACCCTCTGGGCTTCACGTGGTGGCTGGTCACTCATTTGACCATGTTGGGCCAGTACAGCCGGAATGGTACGATCCAGAGTGAG AAACACCTGGACGATAACTGGACGTTTGTTGAAGACTTGCTGAAGTTAACCTGTAACCCAAAG AGGGCGCTTGCTGAGGAGCAGGTGAGGATGCACGTCCACTGCTGCCTCACTCTGTGTCTGCTGTGGGGATCCAGCACCACTGCCGTCTCCATCCTCTGGGATTATTACAGTAAGAACCTG AACGCCTCGTTCACTGTGCCCTGGCTGGGGGTGTCTGCTTTGAGAACGCAGTTCAAGACGCCTCTGGCTGTGCTGGAGGAGGCCCGCCGCCTCGGATGTCCCTCTCCCGTCCGCTCTCCGGGACACACCCAGCTGTACCGCTCGGCCAGCTCCTTCCACATCTTCCTCAGAGTGCTGGCCCTGTGCCTCGGCCAGGACGGAGTGGGTGGAGTCCCACAGAGACAAATCAAGGGCAG aATTTACTCCAAGTTCTCCTCAAAGAAGATGCTGGAGCTGTCTGAAGCAGGCCTCATGAAttttctgctgctctttctggTGGTGGCCCGGCAGGTAGAGCTGGAGGACGTGGCCAGCAGGTTCTGTGAGCTGCTCGGCTTTTTGCCCTCCAACCGCCCCCCGGCACACCGCTCACTGGTATGGAGGGGGCAGTTGGCATTGCTGTTGCTCTTTCAG GAGAGAGGTCTGGATGTTGGGGTCCAGGCCAGCTGGTTGGCGGCTTCCTTTAATGAGACGGCCAAGGAGTTCTACAACAAAACCACGGAGGCCTCCCGCAGACAAGCCCTCTGGGGGCCTCTGGGCTCCTACCTGGATGGTGTGGCTGAGGTGTTTGAGATGAGCTCCAGCCTCAGCCTGTCAGAGGAGAAGCTGCTCAGTGAGGGCTTTGACTGGCTGCTTCCTGCTTGTCGCCAGTCGGAGCTGAACTCGGCGCTGAGCTTCCTGCAGGTCGTCCTGGCGCAGCTCAG GCGGGTCCATCAGCTCACTGTCCAGTCAGCGGCCACGCCAGCCTGGGCTCCTCCTCTCAACAGTGTGGTTAAAGAGCGCCACCTAGCGGTAGCTGCTGCCTTGTGGACGCACTTCTTCCCCTTTCTGCGCAGCCTGCGCCTCTCCcaaacccccccagcacagttGGCAGACACCGCAGCAG GTTTCACTTTGCTGGCATTTGATCTGCCCAGTTCTGCCCCCCAGGACCTTCAACCCAACCCGCTTCAGTCCATCATGCAGTGTTTTGGCTGGGATGATATGGTTAACCCGCTTCTGGTAACTCGCTACCTTCCCCATCTGCTCCAGAACAG CGAGCTGGTGTCCTCGCTCAGCAGCGGctctggtgctgctgctggttctgcacAGAGCCTCTCTGTGAAGGCCTGGTTCAGATGTGTCCTGCAGCAGCATCTCCACAGGAACCTCCATGGGACAGACAGCAAAACTG GCCGGGCTGTGGGGGAACAGCTGAGTGAACTCACCCGCCTCGTGCTGAGGCTCCCAGAAGTAGAGGATCTTCTGCAGAAAGCTGCCCTTCATCCcgcatccagcaggttggagcCCACTGCAGCTCTGGAGATGTTTGTCAAG gcGGTGGGCAGTGTCTACAGTGGACTCTCACTCTTATCTGAGCGATCGGCCATGATTACCAGAGCTCTCAGCTACATTGGTGACATCTTAAAATACATTAACCCTTATGTGGTGAGCAAGAACCACGAGGGGATACAGCTGGCATACTGGGCTGTGG GTTGTGTAGTGAAACACTGGAGCCCCCTGCTGGCCACTTCCAGATGTCAGCAGCTGTTGTTCCGCATTGTGGATGGTCTGCTGCTTCCTCACAACCTCCCTCAGGACAAAGCTCTGAGGGACAGCCTGCCTTTGTATCTACAG GGTCTGTCGGTGGCCTCAGGTGTGTCTCAGTCTCAGGGGGTTTacctgaagcagcagctgcgctCTGTAACCTGCAGATATCTGGACCACTTCCTGCCTGCCTCGCCGTATGTTGGCAGCATCGCCAACCACCCCGTGCTTCTGGCTGCGTGTGAGCCCAGCCCAACTGTGCGGGGGGCTGCACTGAGGAGGACCATCCTGGGGGTGCTGTG TGACAACTTTCTTCAGTTCAAAGGTCACACCCCCCCTCCTCGCCTCGCATCGGTCCTGAtcttcctgtttgagctcctGAGGAGAAACACGGACTCTGACGTCACCCTCCTCACcgtccccctcccctctctgctgcGTTGCTTGATGCTGGTCAATGAGCCACAAG TGAGGAAGACGAGCTTAGATGCTCTGCAGCTTGTGGTGGAGCGATGTGCCGTTGCGTCATCCGAAGGACCATGCGAGCAGATGATTGCAGTGTTACG GTCATTTGTGGAGGAGAATGAAGGGGTGTACGCCAGGCAGGTGTACGGCGTTTTGGAGACGGTAGCTGTGTTGGATCCCAGTGTGGTTCAAGCTCTCATTCCCAGTCTGTCCCAAAGTCTGAGAAGCTGTGAGCACAAACAAGGACTGGGCAAGAACATCACCCTGAG GAGTGCATATGTGAAGCTGCTGAGTCTGCTGGGAGAGAGTGGGCAGGCAGAAATCACCAATCTGGAGAGCGACTAA
- the mms22l gene encoding protein MMS22-like isoform X2 has product MLMWGFELLTSTEGNYTLSAVVWMLLRLDPAPAECEADTVEIFGFVWVTETALVEKTKLLFGLFRQNVYKLETLVKSSSHDFGLAGNLHYEADDLRQQCVLFLQYVKVFLHRYVEPSSSMDAGPSQPHEELELQFPSALLEELFGLTLLTGRLKDLPANVQSALVIQNPGKIFPPSWHLLHLHLDIHWSVLEILHILGHKMQGQVVYAHQFVNLTGENLTDTSLFEDHLCSLLCDLTGLAMGKYSKVRPTEVLSSNHYLCTCTKEIWILIMHLLEYRNKTLHTQSFWSYMNSLLKPLALGQPGADGFSGLPSHCKDPLGFTWWLVTHLTMLGQYSRNGTIQSEKHLDDNWTFVEDLLKLTCNPKRALAEEQVRMHVHCCLTLCLLWGSSTTAVSILWDYYSKNLNASFTVPWLGVSALRTQFKTPLAVLEEARRLGCPSPVRSPGHTQLYRSASSFHIFLRVLALCLGQDGVGGVPQRQIKGRIYSKFSSKKMLELSEAGLMNFLLLFLVVARQVELEDVASRFCELLGFLPSNRPPAHRSLVWRGQLALLLLFQERGLDVGVQASWLAASFNETAKEFYNKTTEASRRQALWGPLGSYLDGVAEVFEMSSSLSLSEEKLLSEGFDWLLPACRQSELNSALSFLQVVLAQLRRVHQLTVQSAATPAWAPPLNSVVKERHLAVAAALWTHFFPFLRSLRLSQTPPAQLADTAAGFTLLAFDLPSSAPQDLQPNPLQSIMQCFGWDDMVNPLLVTRYLPHLLQNSELVSSLSSGSGAAAGSAQSLSVKAWFRCVLQQHLHRNLHGTDSKTGRAVGEQLSELTRLVLRLPEVEDLLQKAALHPASSRLEPTAALEMFVKAVGSVYSGLSLLSERSAMITRALSYIGDILKYINPYVVSKNHEGIQLAYWAVGCVVKHWSPLLATSRCQQLLFRIVDGLLLPHNLPQDKALRDSLPLYLQGLSVASGVSQSQGVYLKQQLRSVTCRYLDHFLPASPYVGSIANHPVLLAACEPSPTVRGAALRRTILGVLCDNFLQFKGHTPPPRLASVLIFLFELLRRNTDSDVTLLTVPLPSLLRCLMLVNEPQVRKTSLDALQLVVERCAVASSEGPCEQMIAVLRSFVEENEGVYARQVYGVLETVAVLDPSVVQALIPSLSQSLRSCEHKQGLGKNITLRSAYVKLLSLLGESGQAEITNLESD; this is encoded by the exons GATGCTGTTACGGCTGGACCCAGCACCAGCTGAGTGTGAGGCAGACACGGTAGAGATCTTTGGCTTCGTCTGGGTGACGGAGACGGCACTGGTGGAAAAAACCAAACTACTCTTTGGTCTGTTCAG acaAAATGTTTACAAACTGGAGACTTTGGTCAAGTCCTCCTCTCATGACTTTG gacTGGCAGGCAACCTCCACTATGAGGCAGACGATCTTCGACAGCAGTGCGTTTTATTTCTCCAGTACGTGAAAGTCTTCTTGCACAG ATACGTTGAGCCCAGCAGCTCCATGGATGCAGGTCCGTCTCAGCCTCACGAGGAGCTGGAGCTGCAGTTTCCCTCGGCTCTGCTGGAGGAGCTGTTTGGCCTCACTCTCCTTACTGGTCGACTCAAGGATCTGCCGGCCAACGTTCAGAGTGCTCTGGTTATACAAAACCCAGGAAAG ATTTTTCCTCCCTCCTGGCATTTACTGCACCTTCATCTTGACATCCACTGGTCAGTCTTGGAGATACTGCACATACTTGGTCACAAGATGCAAG GGCAGGTGGTGTACGCCCACCAGTTTGTAAATCTGACAGGAGAGAACCTGACTGATACCAGTCTGTTTGAAGACCACCTGTGCAGTCTGCTCTGTGACCTCACAGGTCTGGCCATGGGCAAATACAGCAAG GTGAGGCCCACAGAGGTGTTGAGCAGCAATCATTACCTGTGCACCTGCACAAAAGAGATCTGGATTCTGATCATGCACCTCCTGGAATACAGGAATAAAACACTGCACACAcag TCTTTCTGGAGCTACATGAACTCACTGCTGAAGCCCCTGGCTTTGGGGCAGCCCGGGGCAGATGGCTTCTCTGGGTTGCCCTCTCATTGTAAAGACCCTCTGGGCTTCACGTGGTGGCTGGTCACTCATTTGACCATGTTGGGCCAGTACAGCCGGAATGGTACGATCCAGAGTGAG AAACACCTGGACGATAACTGGACGTTTGTTGAAGACTTGCTGAAGTTAACCTGTAACCCAAAG AGGGCGCTTGCTGAGGAGCAGGTGAGGATGCACGTCCACTGCTGCCTCACTCTGTGTCTGCTGTGGGGATCCAGCACCACTGCCGTCTCCATCCTCTGGGATTATTACAGTAAGAACCTG AACGCCTCGTTCACTGTGCCCTGGCTGGGGGTGTCTGCTTTGAGAACGCAGTTCAAGACGCCTCTGGCTGTGCTGGAGGAGGCCCGCCGCCTCGGATGTCCCTCTCCCGTCCGCTCTCCGGGACACACCCAGCTGTACCGCTCGGCCAGCTCCTTCCACATCTTCCTCAGAGTGCTGGCCCTGTGCCTCGGCCAGGACGGAGTGGGTGGAGTCCCACAGAGACAAATCAAGGGCAG aATTTACTCCAAGTTCTCCTCAAAGAAGATGCTGGAGCTGTCTGAAGCAGGCCTCATGAAttttctgctgctctttctggTGGTGGCCCGGCAGGTAGAGCTGGAGGACGTGGCCAGCAGGTTCTGTGAGCTGCTCGGCTTTTTGCCCTCCAACCGCCCCCCGGCACACCGCTCACTGGTATGGAGGGGGCAGTTGGCATTGCTGTTGCTCTTTCAG GAGAGAGGTCTGGATGTTGGGGTCCAGGCCAGCTGGTTGGCGGCTTCCTTTAATGAGACGGCCAAGGAGTTCTACAACAAAACCACGGAGGCCTCCCGCAGACAAGCCCTCTGGGGGCCTCTGGGCTCCTACCTGGATGGTGTGGCTGAGGTGTTTGAGATGAGCTCCAGCCTCAGCCTGTCAGAGGAGAAGCTGCTCAGTGAGGGCTTTGACTGGCTGCTTCCTGCTTGTCGCCAGTCGGAGCTGAACTCGGCGCTGAGCTTCCTGCAGGTCGTCCTGGCGCAGCTCAG GCGGGTCCATCAGCTCACTGTCCAGTCAGCGGCCACGCCAGCCTGGGCTCCTCCTCTCAACAGTGTGGTTAAAGAGCGCCACCTAGCGGTAGCTGCTGCCTTGTGGACGCACTTCTTCCCCTTTCTGCGCAGCCTGCGCCTCTCCcaaacccccccagcacagttGGCAGACACCGCAGCAG GTTTCACTTTGCTGGCATTTGATCTGCCCAGTTCTGCCCCCCAGGACCTTCAACCCAACCCGCTTCAGTCCATCATGCAGTGTTTTGGCTGGGATGATATGGTTAACCCGCTTCTGGTAACTCGCTACCTTCCCCATCTGCTCCAGAACAG CGAGCTGGTGTCCTCGCTCAGCAGCGGctctggtgctgctgctggttctgcacAGAGCCTCTCTGTGAAGGCCTGGTTCAGATGTGTCCTGCAGCAGCATCTCCACAGGAACCTCCATGGGACAGACAGCAAAACTG GCCGGGCTGTGGGGGAACAGCTGAGTGAACTCACCCGCCTCGTGCTGAGGCTCCCAGAAGTAGAGGATCTTCTGCAGAAAGCTGCCCTTCATCCcgcatccagcaggttggagcCCACTGCAGCTCTGGAGATGTTTGTCAAG gcGGTGGGCAGTGTCTACAGTGGACTCTCACTCTTATCTGAGCGATCGGCCATGATTACCAGAGCTCTCAGCTACATTGGTGACATCTTAAAATACATTAACCCTTATGTGGTGAGCAAGAACCACGAGGGGATACAGCTGGCATACTGGGCTGTGG GTTGTGTAGTGAAACACTGGAGCCCCCTGCTGGCCACTTCCAGATGTCAGCAGCTGTTGTTCCGCATTGTGGATGGTCTGCTGCTTCCTCACAACCTCCCTCAGGACAAAGCTCTGAGGGACAGCCTGCCTTTGTATCTACAG GGTCTGTCGGTGGCCTCAGGTGTGTCTCAGTCTCAGGGGGTTTacctgaagcagcagctgcgctCTGTAACCTGCAGATATCTGGACCACTTCCTGCCTGCCTCGCCGTATGTTGGCAGCATCGCCAACCACCCCGTGCTTCTGGCTGCGTGTGAGCCCAGCCCAACTGTGCGGGGGGCTGCACTGAGGAGGACCATCCTGGGGGTGCTGTG TGACAACTTTCTTCAGTTCAAAGGTCACACCCCCCCTCCTCGCCTCGCATCGGTCCTGAtcttcctgtttgagctcctGAGGAGAAACACGGACTCTGACGTCACCCTCCTCACcgtccccctcccctctctgctgcGTTGCTTGATGCTGGTCAATGAGCCACAAG TGAGGAAGACGAGCTTAGATGCTCTGCAGCTTGTGGTGGAGCGATGTGCCGTTGCGTCATCCGAAGGACCATGCGAGCAGATGATTGCAGTGTTACG GTCATTTGTGGAGGAGAATGAAGGGGTGTACGCCAGGCAGGTGTACGGCGTTTTGGAGACGGTAGCTGTGTTGGATCCCAGTGTGGTTCAAGCTCTCATTCCCAGTCTGTCCCAAAGTCTGAGAAGCTGTGAGCACAAACAAGGACTGGGCAAGAACATCACCCTGAG GAGTGCATATGTGAAGCTGCTGAGTCTGCTGGGAGAGAGTGGGCAGGCAGAAATCACCAATCTGGAGAGCGACTAA